Within the Miscanthus floridulus cultivar M001 chromosome 17, ASM1932011v1, whole genome shotgun sequence genome, the region tcgggatcatataattagtcttgagcatataaaaatagaaaagatgctcacggatccgcttacaaaaggcttaccaccaagtgtgttcagagaacacgtagctggcatgggtttaagggaaagcctatgattcatgaacaataagggcctagttaagaatctgttttaaaacagagaggtgcattgtaactgtttaatctaatggcaaaagaccatgacgatgaggcacgctctatgcactgatctgtgatggaataggAACAAGagaaagtaagtaagttaagtttaagatATAAGTGAGAtgaagggggagaatgttagttgatctccaccaacatGTCCAACgcccttggatccgcgccctgatcgggggcgcccaaccctaatatggttggtgggcccccgtcgcacaacgCCATAAATAATAGGTGGGGGCTGGGGCGCTCGAGTCACGAGGTTCGCCTAAGCTGCCTGGCACCCCACCTACAGTCCTAAACCCTAGTCGATCACAGAGGGGGCACTGCCAGCGACGTgaagcgccgccaccgcctctgtaTCACGCCAGAGGACTGCTACGACGCCGGGCTGCCCTACGACGTCTACACCGACCCCGGACGACACCGCTACTGCACTGCCACCGGGTTATCGTCAAGCATTGCGATGGCGAGCCCATCTTCCTCCAAGGcagccgatggtttgcacctttcaccctctctttctctcgttcTATCTACTGTTACTGCACTAGTAGAAGTTCTAGACTCATAGTTTATCCAAGTGCAAGTAGACATGCTAGTTCTATACTAGAGATCATGTTTTAGGTTTTACAAAAACATCTAGATGAAGGAACATTTTTTCATATACTCCTCAAACCTATCGGTAAGTGTATGTCATTTTTCCCCTAGCCTCTTCTACTTCAACCACACCAAACATGTCCAGTCCAGGTAGCAATCCTGATGTAGTTTGAAAACTTTGGATGAGAGAcaaaaaggaaaaacacaaaggTGAGCATGTTGTATGATCACTCCAGTACTTGTTGGATGTATCTATTCGGGTTTTAGATTGAGGATAATAAAGACCCAACCTAAACGTACCCTAGACTAAAATGAATCCCTGACCGTACCTGAAACCAGAATTGATGGACATTTCCGGTCCTCAGGTTCAATGTGCCGGTCCTTATCTCTCCCGGTCtaggaaaaaaaaaaaactaaacgaAACAACAGCCTTTTACTCTGCTGCAAATGGGAAGGCTAGTAGTAACAGTTTTGCCTGTACCAATCTATGATACATTGATACCCATTTAATTTGTCCTTGAGAACATACCTTTGAGCACCCAACCCCCCTGAATTCATTCCCGTTTATTTGGAGAAACTCTTCCAGACTTCATGGCACGTCTGTTACTACCATCCAGTAACCGGCAACGGCAAAGGAAAGGCTCCTTTCCGAGTTCCGGCGTAGTCAGATTTAGCTGCCGTGATCCCATTCTACCAGATGCCACACTGGCCTACCAGCATGAATCGACGAGAGGTGTTTCCATCGACAATCACGGGCGCCTTGCCCAATCCGTAGATGGCTACTGTTTCCCCTCTTTGCCACATGCAGAAATCTCGTTTTCGTCGCGCATAACTCACCAGCTTCCTCCGGGAAAAGGCAGAGACCCGCCGGTAGTACAAAGGCCGGCCGCACATGCATGCTACCTGCTAGGTGTCGTACTGCTACTACTGCCACAGTGCACCACCCCACCACCTGCTTTTTCCAGCACAAGCTGGCGCTTCATTCTCccgtcctctcctctcctctcgtcAACCTCTGACCTCCCCGACCCCCGAGTGACCGCCTGtgcgcagcagcggcggcggctggagCTGGTCGGGCAACGATGGCCGTGCGCTTGCCGCTCGCGCTCGCGGCTGTGGCAGCGGCGCAGCTGCTTCTCCTATGCCGCGGCGGTGCCGAGGCCCGCGTCCTCCTCACGCTCGACGACTTCGGCGCCGTCGGCGACGGCATTGCCAACGACACCCAGGCTCTCTTGGACGCGTGGACCGCCGCGTGCACCTCCAGCGAGGAGGCCGTCCTCGCCGTGCCGGTCGGCAAGGCCTACCGGATCTGGCCCGTGCAGCTCTCCGGGCCCTGCAAGAAGAAGCTCAAGCTGCTGGTACGTCACGtgccctgccccgtcctgtcgaTCGATCCCTGTGTCGCGTGCCGTGCGTTACGTACTCGTTGCTCGCTCACACTCACGCTGGTGTGGTGCCGTCGGCCGTTGTGTGCGCGCTAGATTTCCGGCGCGATCGTGGCGCCGTCGAGCCCCGACGAGTGGGACGGGCGGGACCCGATGAAGTGGCTCTACATCTACGGCGTAGACGGGCTGTCCGTCAGCGGCGGCGGCACCATCGACGGCATGGGGCAGCAGTGGTGGGCCAGCACCTGCAAGCGCAAGAAGACCCAGGTAATAGCTTGTGGGCCGGTTTAACCACCAACCACCCAACCCGTCTGAGCCCTGCACTGCACCTTTCGCAATGAAGCCACCTGAATTCTCTGTCGTCTTTGCTCTGCTCGTACTACTCTTGCAGCCGTGCTACTCGGGGCCTCGTCCAAAGGTGAACAACGCCTTTCTGTGCTCCCTCTCCGTTACGGGTTCGTTCAGACATGCCAGCTCGACGCCGGCCGGCGGCGAGGGTACGCCGGGGAATGATCCTTATTCTTTTGGGTTCAATTCTCTTCTCTCTTTGCATTGCATGATGCCATGCAGGCGGTGCACTTCGAGGAGTGCCGCGGGGTGAGCGTGCAGGGCGTGACGCTGCAGAACGCGCAGCAGTTCCAGCTGACGTTCACGCGCTGCTCCAGCGTGAAGGCCAGCTTCCTCCGGGTGATCGCGCCGGCGGACAGCCCCAACACCGACGGCATCCACCTCAACGACACCTCCCACGTCCACATCACGGACAACCTCATCTCCACAGgtccgtcgtcgtcctcgtccacaCTTTGCCCGATTATTCGCAGGCACAGGCACTGATTAGTAAGCGTACGTAAGCTTTCGTTGTTACGGTAGACGGTGACGCTTAGACTGTCTCCACGAAGGAATTCATACGGGCAGCCAAATTTAAAATACATAGCAAGAGATTCAAAATCAGTCTTCAACATAATACCTATACGGAAGATCTATTTTGGGCTCtctgagaggcacaacctaaatatgGGTATCATCTCTCCTGAAAACTTATTTGCAGAAAGAATTCTTTTTTagatcttgttgttggagaagatgacgaataggtattgaaccttttgtcTGTAGTGCTACCAAAGAACGAATGGATCTTATATTTTGGGTGTTGAGTGATCATGTGATGATGAGATGAACGT harbors:
- the LOC136518380 gene encoding probable polygalacturonase At1g80170 — its product is MAVRLPLALAAVAAAQLLLLCRGGAEARVLLTLDDFGAVGDGIANDTQALLDAWTAACTSSEEAVLAVPVGKAYRIWPVQLSGPCKKKLKLLISGAIVAPSSPDEWDGRDPMKWLYIYGVDGLSVSGGGTIDGMGQQWWASTCKRKKTQPCYSGPRPKAVHFEECRGVSVQGVTLQNAQQFQLTFTRCSSVKASFLRVIAPADSPNTDGIHLNDTSHVHITDNLISTGDDCVSMVGNCSDVHVKDISCGPGHGISIGSLGKNRTADMVENVRVDTCLLTNTTNGVRIKSWQGGMGFARDLRFENIVMKNVSNPIIVDQYYCDQPTPCANQTQAVEVRKVEFTNIRGTSATAQAISIACSDTVPCRELELANVNLTVEGGGRATALCYRASGKSVGTVVPPSCLAKS